The stretch of DNA GGCCGCCACGTAGTCGGCCTCCGCCATCCCGGCGACCTTGTCCTTGGTCAGGAAGGCCAGATGGAACAGCATGGTGGGCCGGGGAGGCAAATCCCCCAGGCCGGACAAAGCTTTCTGTTCGACCACACGCCCCGATGCCAGCGTGATGCTGGCATCGCCCGAGCCAAACACGACCAGCCGCTCATGCAGGGCATCCCCCTCGAGCGCCTCGTCGAGCAGATCCAGCAGCGTGCGTCCGATCCAGCCACGCCCGCCCACGATCACGATACGACGCTCGCTGCGCAGCAATGCGGCGCGCACATGATCGGGCAGGCGCATGCTGCGCCCATCATTCCAGGTCTGGGCAGGCATCACATGCGCTCGTCGGCCAGCGCGTTGATCTCTTCCAGATAATCGATTTCCGGGCTCATGCGATCGATGGGGTTGGATTCCATCGAACCGGTTGCGGTGATGCGGCTGCTGATCTTGGGGAAATAGGTCTGTTCCGGATCGATCGGCACCAGGAAGGCGCTGACGCCCGGCGCGGCCATGCTCTTCTGGAAATCCGCATCATCGAGGAAATCGAGCGGCAGACGCATCACCGGCAGATCCCAGGCGGCGAACAGCTTTTCCCAGCGCGGCAGACCCAGGCCCGAACGCGTGTCGCAGCCCAGATACTTGCCCTTGAAATAGCTGCGCTGGGTCATGCGGATCGAGGCATGGCCCTGATCGTCGAAGATGAAGATCTTCAGATTGAGGTTGTTGATCGCCGCCGTGCCCAGCTCCTGCATGTTCTGGGCAAAGCCGCCGTCGCCCTCGATCAGGATGGTGCGGCGCCCATCGCCGGCAATCGCCGCGCCGATCGCGCCCGACAGGCCATAGCCCATCGAGGCCAGCGACTTGTCGGTCAGCATGCGCTGGCCCAGCTTCTGGCGATAGAGCTGCATCGACAGCGTGAAGGCGCTGCCGCTCGAGCAGGGGATCACCAGATCGTCGGGCCTGGTCACCGTCTCCAGCTTCAGAATGAAGTCATAGGGCGAAAGGTAACCCTCGCCGGTGTTGTTCACCGCCTCGACGCGCGGCACGGCGGCGCGCACGCTGCGCGCGAAATCGAGCCATTCGTCCTTGGCGGGCAGGTCATGCTCCAGCAGGCGCTGGAGGAAATCATTGGCCTCGACCTGATAGCCGAAATCGACGCGGGGATGACCCTTGTTCAGCTCCTGAGCATCGATTTCGACCTGCACGACCTGCGCGTCGCGCCCGAATTCCTGCCAGTTGAAACCGGTCTGCTGCATGCCCAGGCGCGTGCCCAGGGCGATGATCAGATCCGAACGCTGGATGATGATGTTCGAGCTGCGCTGACCCCAGGTGTTGGGACGGCCCAGATAGTTGGGGGCATCGCCATCGTAACGGTCCGCGCCATTGTAGGTGGTCATCACCGGAATGCGCAGCTTGGCCAGACGGTCATGCAGGCGCATCGCGGTGTTGTATTCAATGCCGCCGCCGATCAGCAGGATCGGGCGCTGCGCCTTGGCGTAAAGCGCGGCGACATGGTCGATCACATCGTCGCTGGCGGTCGGCAGCACCGGCGCCGCCAGCGCGGGCAGCGGCTGTTCGACCACATCGGCGGCCTGAACGTCGAGCGGCATCTCGATGAAAACCGGGCCCTTGCGCGGGGTCCAGCTCTGCTCGATGGCTTCGAGGAACTCCGCCGCACCGACCGGCTTTTCCAGCCGCTTGGCCAGCTTCACGGTCGACTTCACCAGCTCGATCCCGTCGACCTCCTGAATGCCGCGCGAACGAAGCTTCTGGCGCGCCAGATCCGCCGTCTTGACCTGGCCGCCGATCACCAGCAACTGGCGGCTTTCCAGCCAGGCGCCGCTGATGGCCGTGACGATGTTGGTCAGCCCCGGCCCGGCGGTCACCAGCGCCAGCGCCTTGGCCGGCGCGGCGATCTCGTTGAAATATTCCGTAGCGATCCCTGCGGCGACCTCATGCACGACGGGCACGCCTGTGAGATAACGGTCCAGACTTTCCGTCAGGTGCATGATGTTGCCCCCGCCGACGTAAAAGTAATGGGTATAGCCCGCTGCCTTGAGCCAGGCGCCAATCTGATCGCTGTATTTCATGGCGGATTACCTCGCAATCGCCAGCAATGACGAAATGATGTTGTAGATTTGTTTGAACGTCATGCTTTCGGTATGAACCGCGTCATAGCCCCAATCCGCATGAAGTGGCAGATGGACTTGTCCCTCGAACGGTTCGAGGTGGCTGTTCATATCATCGACATAGACGATGAACCATTTGTTCGCTTCCAGCCAGCCTTGACTCTGTGCGACGTTGATCTTGTTGCCATGGCGCCGGATGTCCTCCTGGCCGAAGACCGGCACCACATCGGCACCGTGATAGGCCAGTGCCTCCCGGATGGACTGCACATTGCGCGTCGACAGGATCGCAAACCGGTCCGGATGCTTCAGGAAAAGCGGCTTCAGCAGAAAGAAGAAGTCATAGGCCGGCATGACCTTGGGCCAGGTGGGATCGGCCATGATGACCTTGCGCGCCGCGAAAAAGTCAGCCGAGAAAGCCCAGTCATCATCATTGGGCTTTTCCTGGGGCAATTGAGCCGGTTCGGTGGGGTTCGCCAGGCTGTAGAGCCGGTTGTACTGCCATGCATCGGTCACGACCGAACGGAAGACCAGGAATTGCTCATAGGTCACGTCATGGCGAAAGCCCGGCCTGCCTGCTACCGCCGCATTCGCCACCGAATAGGCCTCGAATGCGCTGTTGAACAGCACGCCGTCAAAATCGAGAACAAATTTAACTTCCATTGGCCATGGTCCTCATCGACCGGATTCGGCGCAGAATCGTCTGCTCTGCATTGGGCCCGAACACCAGTGTTATCGTATGCAGTCCCGCGGGAGCCCCCTGCAGCTCCCCCGCTGCTTCCATGCATCAATCGCTTAACGCGTCTACTCTCCCGCGGTTTCGCCGGATCGGCATGGATATCTCCGACCGACCGCGCAACGCAGCGGTGGTGCCGGGGAGACGACCTTGCAGGATCATCCCCCCGACCATCGATCAGAGAGCCTTGCCAGCCAGGAACGCCTTCAGGCTTTCCACCATATAGGCCAGGTGGTCTTCGGTCAGGCCGGGGTAGACACCCAGCCAGAAAGTGTTGGTCGTCACCAGATCGGCGTTGGTCAGATCACCCGACACGCGCACATCGTAACGCTTCATATAGGGCTGATGCAGCAGGTTGCCGCCGAACAGCAGGCGGGTGCCCACCTTCTTCTCGTTGAGATACTGGACCAGCGCCTCGCGGTTCACGCCGCTCTCGGGGCGGATCGTGATCGGGTAACCGAACCACGAGGCTTCCGACTTCGGCGTCGCCTGCGGCAGGATGAACACGTCTTCCAGCGGCTTGAGCAGCGCGGTCAGCGTGTCGAAGTTGCGGCGGCGCGCGGCGATGAAGCCATCGAGATGGTCGAGCTGGGCCAGACCCACAGCCGCCTGCATGTCGGTGATCTTCAGGTTATAACCGGCGTGGCCATAGGTGTACTTGTGATCGTAACCCTCGGGCAGCGTGCCCAGCTTGCGCGAGAAGCGCTTGCCGCAGGTGTTGTCCACACCCGGCGCGCACCAGCAGTCGCGGCCCCAGTCGCGCATCGATTCGATCACGCGCTTCAGACGGGGCTTGTCGGTGAACACCGCGCCGCCCTCACCCATGGTGATGTGGTGCGCGGGGTAGAAGGACAGCGTGCCGATGTGGCCGAAGGTGCCGACAGCCTTGCCCTCATAGGTGGCGCCCAGCGCGTCGCAGCAATCCTCGACAACCCACAGATTGTACTTCTCGGCGACGCGCATCACCTCGGTGAGGTCGAAGGGGTTGCCCAGCGTGTGGGCGACCATGATCGCGCGCGTCTTGTCGCTGACCGCCGCCTCGATGGCGTCGGGCTTGATGTTGTAGGTCGGGATGTCGACATCCACGAACACCGGCTTCACGCCATACTGCAGCGCGGGGTTAACGGTGGTGGGGAAGCCGGTGGCGACCGTGATCATCTCGTCGCCGGGCTTGAGCGCCTCGCTGCGGAAATAATGCGAGGTCAGCGTCGAGAAGGCCAGCAGATTGGCCGAAGAACCCGAATTGGTGGTCAGGCAGTGCTGCACGCCGATGCGCTTGGCCAGCCGCTCTTCGAAAGCGGTGTTGTAGCGCCCGGTGGTCAGCCAGAAGTCCAGGCTGGAATCGACCAGATTCTGCATGTCCTGCGGGCCATAGACCTTGCCCGACACCGGCACGGCGCTCTCGCCGGGGACGAAAGTGCGGGGGCCATGGAAACGCTTGGCATATTCGCCGGTCAGCGACACGATCAGATCGCGCATGCCGGCCTCGTCCAGATCCTTGGAAAGATGCTGGAGGTCAATCAGAGTGTCATCGCCAGTCATCGTCATTCCTACTTTGCCAGGGCCCGCGCAATGGCGGCCCGATAATCATCCAAATGTTGCAGGCTGATTGCACGGGCGTCTCCGCCATCGGCCAGGGCGCGATGCCAGGTCACGATGCGGTCCAGCGCCTCGCCCAGCCCCCAGGCCGGGCGCCAGCCCAGAATCGAGCGCGCCTTCGCGCAATCCAGCTTGAGCAGGGTGGCCTCATGCAGCGCGGGCACATGGCCCTCGGGCCGGTCCCAGCCGCGATCGGCCTCGGTCGGCTCTCGACCATGCCACAGCGCGGCCATGCGATCAGCGATCCAGTCGACAGCGCGCGTATCATCGTCGGCCGGGCCGAAGTTCCAGCCTTCAGCCGCCCACTGATGCCCCTCGAAGAGATGCCGCGCGATCATCAGATAGCCACCCAACGCCTCCAGCACGTGCTGCCAAGGGCGTACAGCATGCGGATTGCGGATGAACGGCCGCTGACCGTCGACCAGCGCGCGCACGATGTCGGGGATCAGGCGGTCGAGCGCCCAGTCACCACCGCCGATGACATTGCCCGCGCGCACCGAGGCCAACAGAGGCTGGCCCTCACCGCCGAAATAGCTGCGGCGATAGGCCGCGATCACCAGCTCGGCAGCACCCTTGCTGCTCGAATAGGGATCGTAACCGCCCATCGGATCGCTCTCGCGATAGGGCCAGACCCATTCGCGGTTCTCATAGGCCTTGTCCGAGGTGATGCAGATGATCGAGCGCAGCCCCGTCACCCCCAGCGCCGCCGCGCGGCGGCAGGCGTCGAGCACGTGAACCGTGCCCTGCACATTGGTGGCATAGGTTTCGACCGGCGTCTCATAGGACAGGCGCACCAGCGGCTGGGCCGCCAGATGAAACACCACCTCGGGATCGGCGGCCTGAAAAGCGGCCTCAACCGCCGCCAGATCGCGGATGTCGCCCTCGATATGGGTCACCAGCTCGTCGATGCGGGCCTGGCGGAACAGGCTGACCTCTTCGGCGGGCAGGGAAAGGCCGGTGACCTTCGCGCCCATGCCCACCAGCCAGAGCGCCAGCCAGCTTCCCTTGAAACCGGTGTGCCCGGTGAGCAGAACCCGGCGACCACGCCAGAAATCAGCCGAGAGCACCTCCGCGCCGGCAAGACCTGCCGCCGCGTCCTTCACGCTGTCCACAGAGGTCACCATACTTTCCAGGGAGCCCCGTCCACCCACAGCTTTTCCAGATGCTGGCGGTCGCGCAGCGTATCCATAGGCTGCCAGAACCCCTTGTGATGCCAGGCGACGAGTTCGCCATTATGCGCAAGCGTTTCGAGCGGCTTCTGTTCCCAGATGCTGTCGGGGCTGTCGATCAGATCGACCACGCTGGGGTCCAGCACAAAGAAGCCGCCATTGATCAGGCCGCCATCGCCCGCCGGCTTTTCCTTGAAGCTGCGGACCAGATCGCCCTCGAACTCCAGCGCGCCGAAACGGCCCGGAGGCGAGACGGCCGTGATCGTCGCACGCTTGCCATGGGCGCGGTGGAATTCGAGCTGGGCCGTGATGTCGATATCGGCCACGCCATCGCCATAGGTGAAGCAGAAGGGCTCACCCTCATCCAGATACTGCCGCACCGCACGCAGACGTCCACCGGTCTGCGCCGTGGCACCGGTGTCGACGAGGGTGACGCGCCAGGGCTCGCTCTTGGCGGCATGAACCTCGATGCTGTTGGCACCAAGATCGATCGTCACATCGGCCAGATGCAGGAAGTAATTGGCGAAGAACTCCTTGATCACATAGCCCTTGTAGCCAAGGCAAATGACAAAGTCCGTGATGCCGTGCGAGGCGTAAATCTTCATGATGTGCCAAAGGATCGGCATGCCGCCGACCTCAACCATCGGCTTGGGCCTCACCGAAGTTTCTTCGCCCAGCCGCGTGCCCAAACCGCCCGCCAATAATACTGCCTTGGTCAACGTCAGTCCTAAACTCGATTTAGAGGATTCCAAGAAACGCCCGCTATGGCAAACGCGCTATTCCATCATGGCCGCTCAGGCCTGTCGCAAACCTACAAATTCCGCCCAAACTTTGCCGGATACAATCATACGTGCGACCTGAATGAGCGATGAAATGGCAATATCCAGCGCCCGGACGCATTCGGCAGTGCTCTTATGGCAGCGCGACACAATGGTCAATTTATCAAATTGCGGATTATCCCGGCGACAAATCTCCGTCATCTCGCCCTCCCCGCCGCCGCACAGGCCGCGGAAAACGGACGATCCTGACCACCGGTCCGGCACTGACCCCGGCCTGAGGATAGAAAGAAGCGACCTGCGTGCCTCGTGCCAACATTTGCTTGTAGGCTTCATATTCAGCCGGAAAAGAATTCTTTTCCGCCGCATAGCGGTCGAATTGGGTAATGATGGCATAATCGACCTGACAGGAAGCGGCCCGCGCCACACCCATGGTGCCATAGTCGATGTTGGCGCGTGAACCGC from Novosphingobium sp. encodes:
- a CDS encoding thiamine pyrophosphate-binding protein — translated: MKYSDQIGAWLKAAGYTHYFYVGGGNIMHLTESLDRYLTGVPVVHEVAAGIATEYFNEIAAPAKALALVTAGPGLTNIVTAISGAWLESRQLLVIGGQVKTADLARQKLRSRGIQEVDGIELVKSTVKLAKRLEKPVGAAEFLEAIEQSWTPRKGPVFIEMPLDVQAADVVEQPLPALAAPVLPTASDDVIDHVAALYAKAQRPILLIGGGIEYNTAMRLHDRLAKLRIPVMTTYNGADRYDGDAPNYLGRPNTWGQRSSNIIIQRSDLIIALGTRLGMQQTGFNWQEFGRDAQVVQVEIDAQELNKGHPRVDFGYQVEANDFLQRLLEHDLPAKDEWLDFARSVRAAVPRVEAVNNTGEGYLSPYDFILKLETVTRPDDLVIPCSSGSAFTLSMQLYRQKLGQRMLTDKSLASMGYGLSGAIGAAIAGDGRRTILIEGDGGFAQNMQELGTAAINNLNLKIFIFDDQGHASIRMTQRSYFKGKYLGCDTRSGLGLPRWEKLFAAWDLPVMRLPLDFLDDADFQKSMAAPGVSAFLVPIDPEQTYFPKISSRITATGSMESNPIDRMSPEIDYLEEINALADERM
- the rfbH gene encoding lipopolysaccharide biosynthesis protein RfbH; translated protein: MTGDDTLIDLQHLSKDLDEAGMRDLIVSLTGEYAKRFHGPRTFVPGESAVPVSGKVYGPQDMQNLVDSSLDFWLTTGRYNTAFEERLAKRIGVQHCLTTNSGSSANLLAFSTLTSHYFRSEALKPGDEMITVATGFPTTVNPALQYGVKPVFVDVDIPTYNIKPDAIEAAVSDKTRAIMVAHTLGNPFDLTEVMRVAEKYNLWVVEDCCDALGATYEGKAVGTFGHIGTLSFYPAHHITMGEGGAVFTDKPRLKRVIESMRDWGRDCWCAPGVDNTCGKRFSRKLGTLPEGYDHKYTYGHAGYNLKITDMQAAVGLAQLDHLDGFIAARRRNFDTLTALLKPLEDVFILPQATPKSEASWFGYPITIRPESGVNREALVQYLNEKKVGTRLLFGGNLLHQPYMKRYDVRVSGDLTNADLVTTNTFWLGVYPGLTEDHLAYMVESLKAFLAGKAL
- the rfbG gene encoding CDP-glucose 4,6-dehydratase; amino-acid sequence: MVTSVDSVKDAAAGLAGAEVLSADFWRGRRVLLTGHTGFKGSWLALWLVGMGAKVTGLSLPAEEVSLFRQARIDELVTHIEGDIRDLAAVEAAFQAADPEVVFHLAAQPLVRLSYETPVETYATNVQGTVHVLDACRRAAALGVTGLRSIICITSDKAYENREWVWPYRESDPMGGYDPYSSSKGAAELVIAAYRRSYFGGEGQPLLASVRAGNVIGGGDWALDRLIPDIVRALVDGQRPFIRNPHAVRPWQHVLEALGGYLMIARHLFEGHQWAAEGWNFGPADDDTRAVDWIADRMAALWHGREPTEADRGWDRPEGHVPALHEATLLKLDCAKARSILGWRPAWGLGEALDRIVTWHRALADGGDARAISLQHLDDYRAAIARALAK
- the rfbF gene encoding glucose-1-phosphate cytidylyltransferase; its protein translation is MTKAVLLAGGLGTRLGEETSVRPKPMVEVGGMPILWHIMKIYASHGITDFVICLGYKGYVIKEFFANYFLHLADVTIDLGANSIEVHAAKSEPWRVTLVDTGATAQTGGRLRAVRQYLDEGEPFCFTYGDGVADIDITAQLEFHRAHGKRATITAVSPPGRFGALEFEGDLVRSFKEKPAGDGGLINGGFFVLDPSVVDLIDSPDSIWEQKPLETLAHNGELVAWHHKGFWQPMDTLRDRQHLEKLWVDGAPWKVW